The genomic DNA GCTCAAGGAGGTCGCTGGCAAGGTCAGCGGCGACAACCGCCTCCGGAGGCAGGGTAAGGCCGACCAGATGATGGGCAAGCTCAAGCAGACCGGCGAGAAGGTCAAGGACGCCTTCAAGAAGTGACGCAAGGTACAGGCCGACATCAGCGCGATGAAGGCGGACGCGCCCGAGGCGAACGCCAGGCCGCCCGCGATCCTTGGCCTCTCAGCGACGTCTTCGCCGGCCCAGCCAGACTGCTTTCAGCGGCGAGCTCGGTCGACCGGTGAGGCTCTCGTCGAGCCGGCGCGAGCGTGACCGGGCGATCAGCGTGGCAGCGACGACGCAGATGACGTCTCGCGCACCCTCGGGTGCGAGTTCGACCAGAACACGTCGCAAAGCTGCTGCGCCGCGCCGTGAAGCGTTCGGCAATTCGGCACAGCTCTGCGATGCCGTCATGGCCGGCACGTTCGAGCGGTTCGATCAGCCCATCGGTACAGCAACGGATGACCGCCTGAACTATCTGTGTCACGCCTTGGTAGCGGCGCGGCAACGACGGACGTAAACCGAGAAGGCGACCATGACCGATCTCAAGCTGGCGCGCTGCGCCGCTGGGCTCGATGAGGTTCGGTGGCGGGTGCCCTGCGTTGGCCACCACCAGCCTGCCTCGCCCGGGATCGGCGACCACGTACACCATGGTGGCGATCTCGCCGGTGCGCAGCTGATCGGGCAGGGTGTCC from Euzebyales bacterium includes the following:
- a CDS encoding PP2C family protein-serine/threonine phosphatase encodes the protein MGDVTGHGVTAGAAIVRLHVAVLADALAGLGPADVVKRVDTLPDQLRTGEIATMVYVVADPGRGRLVVANAGHPPPNLIEPSGAARQLEIGHGRLLGLRPSLPRRYQGVTQIVQAVIRCCTDGLIEPLERAGHDGIAELCRIAERFTARRSSFATCSGRTRTRGCARRHLRRRCHADRPVTLAPARREPHRSTELAAESSLAGPAKTSLRGQGSRAAWRSPRARPPSSR